The nucleotide window GTCAAGATAAAGCGCAACACGTGGGCCGACAATTCCGAATACCTCGCCCTCTACTACGCCGGCCCCATAAGAAGCTCTGGTGGAACGGCCCAGGCCCTGAGCGTTCTCGTGGGTGACTACGTGAGGAGAAAGCTCGGCCTTGACCGCTTCAAGCCTAGTGAGAAACACATAGAGAGGATGGTTGAGGAAGTTGACCTCTACCACAGGACCGTCTCGAGACTTCAGTATCATCCATCCCCCGAAGAGGTTCGTCTCGCCATGAGAAACATACCAATCGAGATAACCGGCGAGGCCACGGATGACGTCGAGGTTTCCCACAGGGACGTTCCTGGTGTTGAGACTAACCAGCTCCGTGGAGGAGCGATACTTGTTCTTGCTGAGGGTGTCCTTCAGAAGGCCAAGAAGCTCGTCAAGTACATAGATAAGATGGGCATCGAGGGCTGGGAATGGCTGAAAGAATTCGTGGAGAGTAAGGAGAAGGGGGAAGAAGAGGGTGCAAAGAGCTCCTCGCCGGCCGAGAGCTCCGTGGCCGAGACGAGGGTGGAAGTCAAGAAGGGCTTCTACTACGCTCTTTACGAGCGGTTCAAGAAGGAAATAGCTCCAAACGACAAGTATACTAAGGAGATCATCGGTGGGAGACCGCTCTTCGCTGGACCTTCGACGAACGGTGGCTTCCGCCTCCGCTATGGAAGAAGCCGTGTCAGCGGATTTGCAACGTGGAGCATCAACCCGGCCACGATGATACTCCTCGACGAGTTCCTCGCTGTGGGAACCCAAATGAAGACCGAGCGGCCCGGAAAAGGTGCCGTAGTTACGCCGGCCACGACGGCTGAAGGGCCCATAGTGAAGCTGAAGGACGGGTCAGTTGTTAGGGTGGACGATTACGAGACGGCCCTGCGGGTAAAGGAGCAGGTGGAAGAGATACTCTACCTCGGGGATGCCATAGTGGCCTTCGGTGACTTCGTTGAGAATAACCAAACCCTCCTTCCGGCCAACTACGTGGAGGAGTGGTGGATTCAGGAGTTCGTTAAGGCCGTGAGGGACGTTTATGAAGTCGAGCTCAGGCCCTTCGAGGAGAACCCAAGGGAGGCCGTGGAGGAAGCAGCGGAGTATCTCGACATTGACCCTGATTTCCTCGCGAGGATGCTCCATGACCCGCTCCGCATGAGGCCAAGCGTCGAGCTCGCGATACATATATCCAAAATCCTCGACATTCCCTTCCACCCATACTACACCCTCTACTGGAACACACTCAAGTCAGAAGAAGTCGAGAAGCTCGCCCAGATATTGAAGGAGGCGGAGGTTGAGTGGGGCGAGTTCAGGGGGATAAAGTTCGCCAAGAAGATTGTCATCTCCCTCGAAAGGCTTGGGAAGGCAAAGAGACATCTGGAGCTTCTCGGCTTACCGCACAAGGTCGAGGCAGAAAAAGTCATCGTAGATTATCCATGGAGCGCCGCCCTCCTCACACCACTTGGCAACTTGGAATGGACCTTTAGGGCCAAACCCCTCTTCACGGTCATCGACATCATCAATGAGAACAATGACATCAAGCTGAGGGATAGAGGGATAAGCTGGATCGGCGCGAGGATGGGTAGGCCTGAGAAGGCCAAGGAGAGGAAGATGAAGCCGCCGGTTCAAGTGCTATTCCCAATAGGCCTGGCTGGAGGAAACTCCCGTGACATAAAGAAAGCTGCCGAGGAGGGAAAGGTTGCCGAGGTGGAGATAGCCTTCTTCAGGTGTCCCGAGTGTGGCCACACAGGTCCAGAGCACCTGTGTCCTAAGTGCGGAACGCGGAAGGTGCTGCTCTGGCACTGTCCCAAGTGCAACGCTGACTACCCCCATGATCAGGCCGAAGGGTACGGCTTCCACTGCCCCAAGTGTAACGTCGAGCTGAGGCCCTTCGCGAAGAGGAAGATAAAGCCGAGCGAGCTCCTGAACAGGGCCATGGAGAACGTCAAGGTCTACGGAGTGGATAAGCTCAAGGGCGTCATGGGAATGACCTCTGGCTGGAAGATGGCTGAGCCCCTCGAGAAGGGCCTGCTTCGTGTTAAAAACGACGTCTACGTTTTCAAGGATGGAACCATAAGGTTCGACGCTACCGACGCGCCCATAACCCACTTCAAGCCGAGGGAGATAGGTGTTTCCGTCGAGAAGCTTCGCGAACTGGGCTATACCCACGACTTTGAAGGGAAGTCCCTCGTCAGCGAAGACCAGATAGTCGAGCTCAAGCCTCAGGACGTGATACTCTCGAAGGAGGCTGGGAAGTATCTGTTGAAGGTCGCACGCTTCGTGGATGATCTCCTCGAGAAGTTCTATGGATTGCCGAGATTCTACAATGCCGAGAAAATTGAAGACCTCATTGGCCACCTCGTCATAGGGCTGGCTCCCCACACCTCGGCCGGCATAGTGGGCAGGATAATAGGCTTCGTGGACGCCCTTGTCGGGTACGCGCATCCGTATTATCACGCGGCCAAGAGAAGGAACTGCGATGGAGACGAGGACAGTGTAATGTTGCTCCTTGATGCTCTCCTCAATTTCTCCCGCTACTACCTGCCTGAGAAGCGCGGCGGGAAGATGGACGCGCCCCTCGTCATAACCACGAGGCTCGATCCGAGGGAAGTTGACAGCGAGGTCCACAACATGGACATCGCCCGCTACTATCCGCTCGAGTTCTACGAGGCTACATACGAGCTAAGGTCACCGAAGGAGCTCGTCGGAGTCGTGGAGAGGGTTGAAGACAGGCTTGGAAAGCCCGAGATGTACTACGGCATAAAGTTCACCCATGATACAGATGACATAGCCCTCGGACCCAAGATGAGCCTGTACAAACAGCTCGGCGACATGGAGGAGAAGGTTAGGAGACAGCTCGCCCTCGCCGAGAGGATAAGGGCCGTTGACGAGCATCGTGTTGCTGAAACCGTTCTGAACTCCCATCTGATTCCTGACCTCAGGGGCAACCTGAGGAGCTTTACGAGACAAGAGTTCCGGTGCGTCAAGTGCAATACGAAGTTCAGGAGGCCGCCGCTTGGGGGTAAATGTCCTGTCTGCGGCGGGAAAATAGTTCTGACGGTCAGCAAGGGCGCCATAGAGAAGTACCTGGGAACCGCCAAGATGCTCGTCTCTGAGTACAGGACCCTGAACTACACGAGGCAGAGGATATGTTTAACTGAGAGGGACATAAAGGCCCTCTTCGAGTTCCTATTCCCCGAGACCCAGAAAACTCTCTTCGCCAACGTTCATGATGTCTGCCAGCGCATGGTGGCTGAGAGGGCGGGTGCTAGGAAAGCCTCGGGCCTACTTGAGACCCTTATGAAGGATGCGGGGGCAAAGCCAAAGGAGAAAAAGAGAAAGGAGAGGCCTAGGAAGAAGAGAATAAGCCTTGACGATTTCTTCGGGGTGAGATGACCGCAACGTTTATAGTTTATAAATGTAAAAAATCTTTGGAGGCTGCGGCCGTGAAGATAACGTGGTTCGGTCACGCGTGCTTTCTCATCGAAACGGGGGGCATCAGGATCCTGATAGACCCCTACCCCGAGGTAGACGACGACAGGATAGGAAAGGTGGACTATATTCTCGTGACCCATGAGCACATGGACCACTACGGAAAGGTTCCCCTTATAGCAAAACTTAGCGACGCCACGGTCATAGGGCCGAAGACCGTTTACCTTATGGCCGTCAGTGATGGCCTAACTAAAGTCAAGGAGATAAACGCCGGAGAAGAAGTTGAACTCAGCGACGGCGTTAGGGTTAAGGCCTTCTACACTGAGCATCCCACGAGCCAGTATCCCCTCGGTTACCTAATCATAGGGGATAAGAGGGTGGCCCACCTCGGCGATACCTACTACAGCCCGGGCTTCAAGGGGCTCAGGGGGCGGGTTGACGTTCTCCTTGTGCCCATAGGTGGCCGCTCGACGGCAAGCGAAAGGGAAGCGGCGGAGATAGCGGACATAATAAGGCCGAGGATCGTTGTGCCAATGCACTATGGTGTCTATGGGGAGGGCAACGTCGAGGGCTTCATTCAGGAGCTCCAGAAGAAGCGTGTATGGGTTCTCGTGAAAGCCTTGAATATGTATGAGGGCTTCGAAATCTGAGGGATTCTGTATGCCCCTGACTACGGGTGTAAAAGGATTAGATGAGCTTCTGGGCGGCGGTGTGGGTAGGGGTGTCCTAACCCAGGTTTACGGGCCCTTCGCAACAGGTAAGACGACCCTAGCGATGCAGGTGGGTCTCCTTAATCCCGGCAAGGTTGCCTACGTGGATACTGAGGCGGGCTTCTCCCCGGAGAGACTGAGGCAGATGGCTGAGACGAGGGGCCTTGATCCTGATAGGGCCCTCGAAAAGTTCATAATATTCGAGCCGATGGATCTCGTGGAGCAGAGGAGGATTATAGGGAAGCTGAAGAGTGTTGTCAATGAGAAGTTCTCCCTCGTCGTTGTGGACTCAATCACGGCCCACTATCGGGCGGAGGGAAACAAGGATTATGGGGAGATTGCAAGGCAGCTTCAAGTTCTGCAGTGGCTTGCGAGGAAGGTCAACGTCGCTGTGATAGTCGTAAACCAGGTCTACTTCGACTCCAACTCCGGCAACCTGAGGCCCATAGCTGAGCACACCCTTGGCTACAAGA belongs to Pyrococcus yayanosii CH1 and includes:
- a CDS encoding DNA polymerase II large subunit, translating into MELPEDMKAYFEWLQREIDKAYEVARKARAQGKDPSTDVEVPQATDMAGRVESLVGPPGVAKRIRELVKEHGKEIAALKIVDEIIDGKFGDFGSREKLAEQAVRTALAILTEGIVSAPIEGIADVKIKRNTWADNSEYLALYYAGPIRSSGGTAQALSVLVGDYVRRKLGLDRFKPSEKHIERMVEEVDLYHRTVSRLQYHPSPEEVRLAMRNIPIEITGEATDDVEVSHRDVPGVETNQLRGGAILVLAEGVLQKAKKLVKYIDKMGIEGWEWLKEFVESKEKGEEEGAKSSSPAESSVAETRVEVKKGFYYALYERFKKEIAPNDKYTKEIIGGRPLFAGPSTNGGFRLRYGRSRVSGFATWSINPATMILLDEFLAVGTQMKTERPGKGAVVTPATTAEGPIVKLKDGSVVRVDDYETALRVKEQVEEILYLGDAIVAFGDFVENNQTLLPANYVEEWWIQEFVKAVRDVYEVELRPFEENPREAVEEAAEYLDIDPDFLARMLHDPLRMRPSVELAIHISKILDIPFHPYYTLYWNTLKSEEVEKLAQILKEAEVEWGEFRGIKFAKKIVISLERLGKAKRHLELLGLPHKVEAEKVIVDYPWSAALLTPLGNLEWTFRAKPLFTVIDIINENNDIKLRDRGISWIGARMGRPEKAKERKMKPPVQVLFPIGLAGGNSRDIKKAAEEGKVAEVEIAFFRCPECGHTGPEHLCPKCGTRKVLLWHCPKCNADYPHDQAEGYGFHCPKCNVELRPFAKRKIKPSELLNRAMENVKVYGVDKLKGVMGMTSGWKMAEPLEKGLLRVKNDVYVFKDGTIRFDATDAPITHFKPREIGVSVEKLRELGYTHDFEGKSLVSEDQIVELKPQDVILSKEAGKYLLKVARFVDDLLEKFYGLPRFYNAEKIEDLIGHLVIGLAPHTSAGIVGRIIGFVDALVGYAHPYYHAAKRRNCDGDEDSVMLLLDALLNFSRYYLPEKRGGKMDAPLVITTRLDPREVDSEVHNMDIARYYPLEFYEATYELRSPKELVGVVERVEDRLGKPEMYYGIKFTHDTDDIALGPKMSLYKQLGDMEEKVRRQLALAERIRAVDEHRVAETVLNSHLIPDLRGNLRSFTRQEFRCVKCNTKFRRPPLGGKCPVCGGKIVLTVSKGAIEKYLGTAKMLVSEYRTLNYTRQRICLTERDIKALFEFLFPETQKTLFANVHDVCQRMVAERAGARKASGLLETLMKDAGAKPKEKKRKERPRKKRISLDDFFGVR
- a CDS encoding MBL fold metallo-hydrolase, which translates into the protein MKITWFGHACFLIETGGIRILIDPYPEVDDDRIGKVDYILVTHEHMDHYGKVPLIAKLSDATVIGPKTVYLMAVSDGLTKVKEINAGEEVELSDGVRVKAFYTEHPTSQYPLGYLIIGDKRVAHLGDTYYSPGFKGLRGRVDVLLVPIGGRSTASEREAAEIADIIRPRIVVPMHYGVYGEGNVEGFIQELQKKRVWVLVKALNMYEGFEI
- the radB gene encoding DNA repair and recombination protein RadB — translated: MPLTTGVKGLDELLGGGVGRGVLTQVYGPFATGKTTLAMQVGLLNPGKVAYVDTEAGFSPERLRQMAETRGLDPDRALEKFIIFEPMDLVEQRRIIGKLKSVVNEKFSLVVVDSITAHYRAEGNKDYGEIARQLQVLQWLARKVNVAVIVVNQVYFDSNSGNLRPIAEHTLGYKTKDILRLERLRGGLRIAVLERHRFRPEGGVVYFRITDRGIEDAKGGE